In the Breoghania sp. genome, AGACCTTGCCGAAAAAGCGATGGCCCGCGTCGACGACTTCATCCTGCGAATAGGAATCGCTGCCCGGTGCCTGGGCATGGCCCGGCGCAGCGCCCAGACTGGCGGCGAGGATGGTGGCGGCAAACAGGGCGGGCGCCGCGAGACGCGTCACCATCTTCCTGATCGGCAAAAACATTCACGGACTCCTTCAATGCCATGGGCAGGATATCGGTGCAGGATTCCCACGCGGCGTGCAGGCCGCTCCGGATCGATGTTATGATGCGCGAACGGCTCAAGCACACAGCCGGACGCGCCTGAAAGCGAATCAATGACACAGTTTAATCAAAATCCGGCAACGATTGGGCCAAGCCGCATCCTGGCGGGTGGAAAATGTCTCGCTTTTTTCCTGGTGACCCTGTCCCTGATGCTTGCCTCGGGGCTGCCGGGGCTTGCACAGAATGGTGGGTCGAGAGGCGAGGAGGCTGCCGGCAAGGACATGGCGCAGGCCGGGGGCGACGGTGAAGCGATGCAGGCCGATGGCGCGAAAGAGGCCGATGATGCGAGCGGGGCCGATGATGCGACCGGGGCCGATGATGCGACCGGGGCCAATGCGGCGGGCCGCCCGCGCCGCGCGGCGACGCGATCCGCCAAGCCGCGCCCCGACGCCTACACGATCCCGGAACGGTTCGTGCTCGTCGATCCTTCCAACGGCCTTGCCATTGGCGGATATGATCCGGTTGCCTTCTTTGTCGATCACAGGGCGAGGCCCGGCAGGCGGGAGTTTGAGCTGGTCTGGTCAAAGACCATC is a window encoding:
- a CDS encoding YHS domain-containing (seleno)protein; amino-acid sequence: MTQFNQNPATIGPSRILAGGKCLAFFLVTLSLMLASGLPGLAQNGGSRGEEAAGKDMAQAGGDGEAMQADGAKEADDASGADDATGADDATGANAAGRPRRAATRSAKPRPDAYTIPERFVLVDPSNGLAIGGYDPVAFFVDHRARPGRREFELVWSKTIWTFANEGNLAVFKEAPQIYAPQFGGHDAQALANGRVAPGDPRVWALHNQRLYFFHSPARRFEWLIAPDQHVREAEAEWDKRINVRFGTDGETR